A genomic window from Calonectris borealis chromosome 26, bCalBor7.hap1.2, whole genome shotgun sequence includes:
- the MDFI gene encoding LOW QUALITY PROTEIN: myoD family inhibitor (The sequence of the model RefSeq protein was modified relative to this genomic sequence to represent the inferred CDS: inserted 1 base in 1 codon), which translates to MPLAALVLGAGWRQXRAAGGALGHVGVLLGCRGGKRDQVLGERAGCCMEHPPKPQQERGEPPAERAPWSEPQEGSATAVCWSKGRCLPLGQLLPWRIQGKGEAGQPQVRAAPQPPGPCTHLLQNGAGRGPDPGGANGEAGNGVFRPLPSTQKPHRKLQSHHSINSQSSKKSKGSSKSASSHIPIEAQEDCCVHCILSCLFCEFLTLCNIVLDCATCGSCTSEDSCICCCCCNSGECADCDLPCDMDCGIIDACCESADCLEICMECCGLCFSS; encoded by the exons ATGCCTCTCGCTGCCCTCGTCCTTGGGGCCGGCTGGAGGC AGCGGGCGGCTGGAGGAGCTCTCGGTCATGTTGGGGTCCTGTTGGGATGCCGTGGTGGGAAGAGGGACCAGGTCCTAGGGGAGAGAGCCGGCTGCTGCATGGAGCATCCCCCAAAGCctcagcaggagagaggagagccCCCGGCCGAACGGGCTCCGTGGTCAGAGCCACAGGAGGGGAGTGCAACAGCCGTTTGCTGGAGCAAAGGGAGATGCCTCCCCTTGGGACAGCTCTTGCCTTGGCGTATCCAGGGCAAGGGTGAGGCTG GCCAGCCCCAGGTGcgcgcagccccgcagcccccgggccccTGCACCCACCTGCTGCAGAACGGTGCCGGGCGGGGGCCAGATCCAGGGGGTGCCAACGGGGAGGCGGGGAACGGGGTCttccgccccctccccagcacccagaagccccACCGAAAGCTGCAATCGCATCACTCCATCAACAGCCAGAGCAGCAAGAAGAGCAAGGGCAGCTCCAAGTCGGCCTCTTCCCACATCCCTATTGAGGCGCAAGAAG ACTGCTGCGTCCACTGcatcctctcctgcctcttctgCGAGTTCCTGACCCTCTGCAACATCGTGCTGGACTGTGCCACCTGCGGCTCCTGCACCTCCGAGGACtcctgcatctgctgctgctgctgcaactcGGGCGAGTGCGCAGACTGCGACCTGCCCTGCGACATGGACTGCGGCATCATCGACGCCTGCTGCGAGTCGGCCGACTGCCTGGAGATCTGCATGGAGTGCTGCGggctctgcttctcctcctgA